The DNA region CTGCTCAACACGGCCGACGAGGGCGTGTCCGCGGCCGGCGACCGGCTGCGCCGGCTGAACGCCGTCGCCAAGGACCCGCAGGCCGAGATCGAGCGCGCCCGCTTCGCCGTACGGGACGCCCAGCGGCTCGCGATGGCCGGGCGCAGCACCCCCGAGCCCCGGCACGCCCGCCCGCTCGACGAGGCCGTGGGCCGGATCGACCGGGCGGTGGCCGGGCTCGACAGCGAGCGGCACCCCGACTACTGGGCCTTCCTCACCGAGCTGGAGGCGATCCGCGAGACGGCCGCCCAGGTCGTCGAACGCATTCGTGAGGAGCGCGGCAAGCCGTGAGCGGCACGCCGTAACCTGTGGCCATGCCTCGTTACGAGTACCGCTGCCGCACCTGCGGAGACACCTTCGAGCTCAGCCGTCCGATGGCCGAGTCCGCCGCCCCCGCCGCCTGCCCCGCCGGGCACGACGACACCGTGAAGCTGCTCTCGGCCGTCGCGGTCGGTGGCACCGCCGCCGCCCAGGCCAAGCCCTCCGGCGGCGGTGGCGGGTGCTGCGGCGGAAGGTGCTGCGGCTAACTGTCCAGGTACCTCAGCACCGCCAGGACCCTCTTGCTGTAGCCCTCGCTCCGGCCCGTCAGCTCCAGCTTGTCGAAGATCGCGTTGATGTGTTTCTCCACCGCGCTCTGCGACACGTGCAGCCGCGCCGCGACCGCCGCGTTCGTGTGGCCCTGGGCCATCGCCGCCAGGACCTCGCCCTCGCGCGGGGTCAGCCGGGCCAGCGGGTCGGTGTGGGTGGAGCGGACCAGGAGGCGGCGGACGACCTCCGGGTCGAAGGCGGTGCGGCCCTCGCCGACCCGTTCCAGGGCCTCCAGGAACTCGTCGACCTGCGCCACCCGGTCCTTGAGCAGATAGCCGACGCCGCCCGGCCCGGCCCCGTCCACCAGGAGCTCGGTCGCGTACCGCTTCTCCACGTACTGGGAGAGCACGAGCACGCCCACCGCCGGCCACCGGCCGCGGATCTCCAGGGCCGCGCGCAGCCCCTCGTCGGTGTGGGTCGGCGGCATGCGTACGTCCGCGACCACGACCTCCGGCGGGTCGGCGGCGACGGCGGCGAGGAGTTCGACGCCGGTGCCGACCGCCGCCCGCACCTCGTGGCCCTCCTCCGCGAGCAGCCGTACGAGCCCTTCGCGCAGCAGGGTGGAGTCCTCGGCGAGCATCACGCGCACGGCAGCTCCGCCCCGATCACCGTCGGTCCGCCCGCCGGGCTGTCCACCGTGAACCGCCCGTCGAGCGCCGCCACCCGGCCCGCGAGTCCGGCCAGGCCGCTGCCGCCGCCGCTATCGCTACCGCCGCCGGGTGCGGCGCCACCGGGCCCGTCGTCCCGTACCCGTATGCCCAACACCCCGTCCTCCCAGCCCACTTGTACGTCCACGCTGCTGCCCGGCCCCGCGTGCTTGACCACGTTCGTCACCGCCTCCGACACCACGAAGTACGCGGCCGTCTCGACCGCCCTGGGCAGCTCCCGCGGCACGGCGTAGGCCAGCCGCACCGGCAGCGGGCTGCGTTCGGCGACCGCTTCGAGGGCGGGACGCAGGCCGGCCTGGTCGAGGATCGCCGGGTGCACGCGCCAGGCCACCTCGCGGAGTTCGTCGAGCGCGAGCCGGGCCTCCTCGTGCGCCTGGAGCAGGAGTTCGGCGGCCCGCTCGGGGTCGCGGCCGCGGCGGGCCCGGCCGAGGAGCAGGCCGAGGGCGACGAGCCGCTGCTGTACGCCGTCGTGCAGATCGCGCTCGATGCGGCGGCGTTCCTCGTGGACGACGTCCATGATCTCGGCGCGGCTCGCGGCGAGTTGGACGATCCGCGCCTCCAGCACGTCGGTCCGGCGCGGACCGCGCATGCGCAGCACCAACTCGACGTGCGTGCGGGCCACTTGATTGAGCCCCTGGACCGAAAGGAAGAGCATGAGCAGGCCGCCGAGCCCGCCGACCGCGACCATGAACGGCTCCCGCAGGTCGACGAACAGCCAGCCGCCGAGCGCGAAGAGCAGATACGCCAGGCCGGTGACCGCGCTGGCGAGGACGGCGATGCCGAGCAGGTCGAGCGGCCAGCGCGCCACGAGGTACGGCAGGGTGCGCGGCTGTCCGTACGGCGGGACGCGGACGCCGAGCAGCCGGTCCAGGCGCCACCGCCCGGCCCGGACGATCCGCTCGGCCGCCCGCGCGGCGGTCCGCCGGCCGCCCGGCCACACCAGGAGCGGCAGCAGGAGCAGCGCGGCCACCACTTCCAGGAGCGTGAGAACGGCGCCCAGGGCGAGGGCGGTCACCGTGCGGGCCGCGCGGCCGGAGTTCTTCGTGATCGGCCTCATGATCGGTCACGCTAGCGGGCGGACGCCGTCCGCACCCTGCGGAAAACCGCATCGATCCGTGCGGCCCGCACCAGTCCCCCGCGACCTGCGGATTTCTAGGGTCGACACCATGGACACCTGGATCAACAGCCTCATGGACACCCTCGGCGCGCCCGGCGCGGGCCTCGCCGTCGCCCTGGAGAACCTCTTCCCGCCCATCCCCAGCGAGGTGATCCTGCCGCTGGCCGGGTTCGCCGCCTCGACGGGACGGATGGGGCTGCTCGCCGCGCTGCTGTGGACCACGGCGGGTTCGGTGGTCGGCGCGCTCGCGCTGTACGGGGCGGGGGCGCTGTTCGGGCGGGCGCGGGTGATCGCGGTCGCCGCCCGGCTGCCGCTCGTCAAGGTCGCGGACATCGAGCGGACGGAGGCGTGGTTCGCGCGGCACGGCACCAAGGCGGTGCTGTTCGGGCGGATGGTGCCGATCTTCCGCAGTCTGGTCTCGGTGCCGGCCGGGGTGGAGCGGATGCGGCTGCCGGTGTTCCTGGCGCTCACCGCGCTGGGCAGCGCGCTGTGGAACACCGCCTTCGTTCTCGCCGGTTATGCCCTCGGCGAGAACTGGGAGCAGGTCACCGGCTATGTGTCGGTCTACTCGAAGGCGGTGCTCGGCGTGGCCGCCGCGGCCGTGGTGCTCTTCGTCGCCGTCCGGCTGCGGCGGCGGGCGCTCAGGCCGGGTCCGGGAGCACGGCGGGCGCGGACCCGGGCGCGGGCGCACCGTTGAACCAGGGATTGGCATGCTCCCGCGCCGCGGCGCGGAAGGCGCGGATGATCCGCTCGCCCGCCGTGACGCCCCGCTCGGGCAGCGCCGTGACGTGCGGCGCGCCCCAGTCGGTGTCGGCGAGTTCGCCGTGGCCGGGGCGCCAGGAGCGGTCGGCGGCGAGCAGCAGGTCGGCGTCGAGGAGGGAGTCGCCGGCGGCGAGGGTGAGGGTGGCGGCGGTGCGGCGGGCGACCTCGCGCATGGCGGCGCTCTTGGTGAGCGGCCGGGGCACCGCGTACACCTTGCGGCCCTGCAGGGAGACGGTCCAGCCGCGGTCGTCCGCCCACGCGGTGAAGCGGTCGAGCCAGTCCTGCGGGAGGCGTTCGCGTTCGACGACGAGGTAGGCGAACAGGTCTTCGGCGACGCGGTGCTTGCGCACCCAGGACAGGTCGGTGGTGGCGGTGAGGTAGGCGCGGACCTCGGAGAGCGGCGCGCAGGCCTCGGCGACCCGGCGCAGCACGCCGGCGTGCCAGTCGGGGTCGGAGACGCCGTCGACGAGCAGGTGCCCGCCGTTGGCGCAGATCGCGTACTTCGGTGCCGGGGCGTCGCCGAGCAGCCGGATCCGCTGGTACTGCTTGCGGGTGCGGGTGGTGGTCGGCACGAAGACCGTCTCGGCGGCGAGCGCGCGCAGTTCGGCGGCGGCGCGCTCGGTGACGTACGAGAGCGGCTTGGCCTCGTGCACCTCGACGCACAGCAGGCGCGGGGCCTGCGGGTCGGGCATGCCGAGGGCGAGGGCGCCGCTGGAGTAGATGAGGGTGCGGTCGAGGTCGCTGGCGACGAGGACCGTGGACGTGGCAGGGGAGGTGGCCGTGGGGTTCGGCAGAGGGGTGCCGGTCACTGGGACACCACCGCCTTGCCGTCGGCGCCTGTCGCCCCGCGGGTGAACCGGGGGTGGATCAACCCCACGCAGCTGTACGGCAGTTCGTCGACCTCCTCGACCGGGACCCCGCGCTGTTCGGCGAGCAGCCGTACGTGCGCGAGGTCGGCGCCCGCGCCGCGCTTGGCCAGGATCTTCCAGGGCACGCGGCGCAGCAGGACCCGGGTGGTCTCGCCGACGCCGGGCTTGACCAGGTTCACGTCGTGGATGCCGTACTCCTCGCTGATCCGCTCCACGGCCGCCCAGCCCTCCCAGGTGGGGGTGCGGTCGGCGGCGAGGAGCTCCTTGACCTCGGTGTCGACGGCGTCGGCGACCTCGTCGAAACGGGCGGCGACGGCGTCGAGGAAGGCGGTGGACACATCGGCGCCGGCCAGTTCGCGGTAGAACTTGGCGCCGTGGAAGTCGTGCGGGCCGACCAGGTCGGCGCGCAGCACGGTGCGCGATATCAGGCCGGAGACGGTGGAGTTGAGGCAGGCGGAGGGGATGAGGAAGTCCTCGCGGGTGCCGTAGGTGCGGACGCAGGAGCCGGGGTCGGCGAGCACCGCGATCTCCGGCACGAAGCCGTCGAACTCATCGAGGGCGTCGCTGAGTTCGCGGGTGATGGCGCCCTTGCCGGTCCAGCCGTCGACGAACACGACGTCGGCCGGGTCGTGGTGCTCGGCGAGCCAGCGCAGCGCGTTGGCGTCGATGCCGCGGCCGCGGACGATGGACACCGCGTAGTGCGGCAGCTCCAGGCCGTGCCGGTGCTGCGCCCAGCGGCGCATCAGCGCGCCGACGGGGGTGCCGGCCCGGGCGAGGGAGACCAGGACCGGGCGCGGGCCGCGCTCCGCGAGCACGGTCTCGGTGACGGTGCCGACCGCGCGGGCGATGCGGGCGGCGGAGGCGTCGAGGGCGGAGGCGTACAGCTCCTGGTAGCGCTCGGTCGGCTGGTACTCGACGGGCAGCGACTCCGCGTAGTGCGCGCCGCCGCTCTGGATGGCCTCCTCGCGCTCCTCGGTCGGGGCCTCGAGCTCGACGTCCGAGAGGTCCTGGAGCAGCCAGCCGACCTCTTCCGGCGCGTACGAGGAGAAGGCGGGGCCGCGGAGGGGCTCGGGCAGCATGGAGCTCCTTTCGGGAGCTTCGGGGGCCTGGGAGACGTACGAGGCCTGGGGTACGTACGAGGGGACGACGGCCAGCACGACGTGCGGGATGTGCGCGGCGAGCTGGGCGAGGAGTCCGTCAGGCGCGTGCAGTTCCGGGGTGTCGGCGACGGAGTCGACGACGGCGACGACCGCGTCGAAGCCGCCGCCCGCGACGTTGTAGGCGTACCGCTCGCCGGGGCCGTCGGCGGGCTCGTCGTGCGCGGGGAAGACCAGCCGGGTCCTTATCGCGTAGCCGGGGTCGTCGACGGCGAGGACGGGCGAGCGGGTGGTGGTGGAGTAGCGGACGTCGGTCCCGGCCCGCTCCAGGGCGAGGGCGAGCCGCAGCGGCGCGTACATCAGCTCCTCGAAGCCGAGGACGAGGACGCGCCGCGCGCCGCCGAGGGCCTCGGTCAGGCGCTCGGCCATCGCGGGCAGGGCGTCGTTCAGGGCCACCGCGTGGGCGGGGGTGAAGCCGTGCCGGCCGCCGTCCGGTACGCCCGCGGGCCAGCCGAGCCCGACCCGTACGGGTACAGCGGCGGGCACGGATCCCGTACGGGGCCCCCTGGGCTGCCGCGGGACGGACACGGACGCGAAGGCGGAACCGCTCACGGCCGCCGTCTCCTGGGCCGCGACCAGCGCCTGGCCCTTGGCGAGGACCCCGTCGGGGAGTCGTACGGTGCCGGTCGCGCCGGCCACCAGGTCGGTCCGGGCGCCGATCTCGCGGCCGAAGGCCTCCAGGCGGCCCAGGTCGGCGGCCGAGCGCATGTCGACCAGGGCGACGATCACGTACCGCTCGCGCGGGTAGCGCTCGTGCAGGTCGCGGATGGTGTTGAGGACCGTGTTGCCGGTGGAGAACTCGTCGTCGACGAGGACGAGCGGGCCGGGGGCGGCCAGCAGCGCCGGGTCCTCGGGGAGCAGCAGGTGGGAGGTGGCGTGGGAGTGGGACTCCTCGAAGCCGCCGGCGGTGGCGGCCCCCTCGACGGGGCGCCGGGTGGAGTGCAGATAGGGCGCGGAGCCCAGGCCGTCGGCGACGGAGTGGCCGAGGCCGGTGGCCGTCTCCGCGTAGCCAAGGACGACGGAACGGGCGGTCTCCGCGTCGCCGAGCAGCTCCCGTACCCGTACGCCCAGCTCGTACCCCGAGCCGTGGACGACGCCCGGGCGCTGCGGCACGTGCTTGCCGAGCACGTTGGAGACGAGCAGATGGGCCCGCTTGGGGTTGCGGCGCAGGGCCAGGCCCAGCAGGTCGGGCAGCTTCTCGTCGCCGAGCAGTTCGACGCCCAGTCGCTCCGCTACCCACGTTCCGGTCCACACCACGTCGTTGTCGTCCCTTCGTCAGCTGTCGGTCCGGCCGGCGGTCAGCCGGCCAGTCCCGCGGTGAGCAGCTCCACGAAGCCGACGTCCTCGCGGGCCACGCCGAAGACCTCGGCGCGCCGCAGGATCCGCTCGGCCCACGCGCGGTGGGGCTTCACCTCGTTCATCTTGTTCGTGTACGCGGAGCGGAGCACCCCGCCACCGCCGCGTTCCGGCCGCAGGATGTCCTGGGCGTCGCTGAACTCCTCGTGGCTGACCACGGAGAGCGCGTGCACCGGCACCACATGGGTGGGGTGGATGCAGGTCTTGCCGAGCAGTCCGTTGGCGCGGTCGAGTTCGATCTCGCGCAGCAGTCCGTCGAGGTCGTGCTCGATGAGCGCGGTGCGCAGGTCCTCGGCTCGGCCCTCCAGGAAGGGGCTGCGGCGCAATTGTGGCTTGAACATGCGCTCGCCCTGGCGGAAGTACTCCCAGACGGGGCCGGTGATGGTGAAGCCGGTGCCGTCGGAGCGGCCGAGGACGTTGACGACGTCGCCGATGACGGCGGCGACGATCTGGACGTCGTAGGCGGTCATGTCGGGCGTGCGGCGCAGCCCGTAGTGGGAGCAGAAGTCGGTGACGCCGAGGCGGAGCGCGAGGATCCGCTCGCGGTACTTGCCGGTGAGGGCGGCGATGCCGGCCAGGGTCTCGGCCCGGGTCTCCAGGTGGAGCAGTTCGGGGGACTCCAGGACGGGCATGGCGAAGAGCCGGCGGCCGCAGGCGCGCTCGGCGACGGCGAGTGCTTCGAGGAAGCCGCGGCCGCGACTCTCGGTGAACTTGGGCAGTACGAATCCGGACAGCAGCCGGACCGTCTCACCGAGCCGGTCGACGAGGTCGGTGATCTGCCTGGGCTCGCGGACCCGGATGAAGAGCAGGGGCAGGTCGGCGGCGCCGTCGGGGTCCCCGCCGGTGCCGGCTGCGAGCTCGGCGAACTGGTGGACCAGGTTCGCCTCGCCGGTCTCGACCTCGGCGTCGTTGATCGAATCCTCCAGGCAGAGGACCATGGAGACGACGCCGCGGGTGGCCTGCTTGCGGATGTCGGCGGCGAGCCGGGGTCGGGTGGCCGGGCTGTAGAGGGTGGCGCCGAGCGCGGTGGCGAGCGTGGGCGCGGGTGAGTCCGCCGTGAAGGCGGCGGGCTCCTGGTGGAACAATCCGGACCGCGTTGCGGCCGGGATGTGCCCGAAATGACGCATTTTTCTCCCCCGACTGCATGGACGGCCCGGACGACATGTGGCCGGTAATAGTACGTAGGCAAGGGTGTCCATAGTTCCCTGCGGGAGTGAAGTTCAGGTAACTCGTCCGCTTCCGGCCCCCCACGTTGTCCTGGAGGCGGGCGGCCAGGGAAGATGTCCGGCATGACGCACGCGATGCTGAAGGGCTCCAACGTCCCTCTCGACACCGCGGCCGTACGGGCCGTGCTCCGCTGGACACCGGGACCGGGGGTGCCCGACGTGGACGCCTCGGCCCTGCTGCTCGGCGCGGACGGGCGTGTGCGTTCGGACGAGGACTTCGTCTTCTACAACCAGCCGCGGCACCCTTCGGGGCTTGTCCGCCGGCTGGCCAAGAAGCGCGGTCCGGAGGGCCTGACGGACACCGTGGAGGCCGATCTGGGGGCCCTGGAGGCCTCGGTCGACCAGGTGGTGGTCGCGGCCTCCTCGGACGGCGGCTCGTTCCGGGCCGTGACCGATCTGCGGATCCTGCTGTACGACGCGGCGCCGGGCGCGGCGGGCGGCGAGCCGCTCGCGGTGTTCGACGTGTCGGCGGAGACCGGCGAGGAGACCGCGATCATCTGCGGCGAACTGTACCGGCGCGGCGAGGGCTGGAAGTTCCGGGCGGTCGGGCAGGGCTATCCGACCGGTCTGGTCGGGCTCGCGACGGACTTCGGCGTCTCGGTCGACGAAGGGGCGGAAGGGGCGGAGGTCGGTCCGGCCGCCGAGGCCCCGGAGGCCGCGGAGGCCACCGCCCCCGCGAACGACCCGGCGCACGATCCGGACGCGACGATGGTGCACCCGCCGGTCGGCACCGGGTCCGGTGTGACGGCTCCGCCGCCGCCCACGGCGCCCCCGGGCGTACCGCCGCAGCCGGCCACTCCCCCGGCGACGGCACCGGCCCCGGCCCCGGCGTACGGCTATCCGCAGCCGGTCGGCGCCCCGCTGCCGGCCCCGGCGTACGGCTATCCGCACGCGGCGCCCGAGTTCCGGATGCCGCCGATGGGCCCGCAGTTCACCGGCCGCTGACCCGGCACCGCCCAGTGGCTCAGGTCTTGGACTTGTAGCCGCGGCCCCACTGCAGGCCCCAGCCGTACAGCCGGTCGAGCTCGGCCTGGAATCCGTAGACGAAGCGCACCTCGCGCCGGACGACCAGGTCGCCCTTGGTGTTCTCCAGGCTGAAGATCGCGCAGGAGCGGGCCTGCGGGGCGTGCTCGTCGAGTTCGATCTCGATGCGTGGGCCGTTGCTCGGGTAGAG from Streptomyces fradiae includes:
- a CDS encoding response regulator gives rise to the protein MRVMLAEDSTLLREGLVRLLAEEGHEVRAAVGTGVELLAAVAADPPEVVVADVRMPPTHTDEGLRAALEIRGRWPAVGVLVLSQYVEKRYATELLVDGAGPGGVGYLLKDRVAQVDEFLEALERVGEGRTAFDPEVVRRLLVRSTHTDPLARLTPREGEVLAAMAQGHTNAAVAARLHVSQSAVEKHINAIFDKLELTGRSEGYSKRVLAVLRYLDS
- a CDS encoding zinc ribbon domain-containing protein; this translates as MPRYEYRCRTCGDTFELSRPMAESAAPAACPAGHDDTVKLLSAVAVGGTAAAQAKPSGGGGGCCGGRCCG
- a CDS encoding phosphoribosyltransferase; amino-acid sequence: MVWTGTWVAERLGVELLGDEKLPDLLGLALRRNPKRAHLLVSNVLGKHVPQRPGVVHGSGYELGVRVRELLGDAETARSVVLGYAETATGLGHSVADGLGSAPYLHSTRRPVEGAATAGGFEESHSHATSHLLLPEDPALLAAPGPLVLVDDEFSTGNTVLNTIRDLHERYPRERYVIVALVDMRSAADLGRLEAFGREIGARTDLVAGATGTVRLPDGVLAKGQALVAAQETAAVSGSAFASVSVPRQPRGPRTGSVPAAVPVRVGLGWPAGVPDGGRHGFTPAHAVALNDALPAMAERLTEALGGARRVLVLGFEELMYAPLRLALALERAGTDVRYSTTTRSPVLAVDDPGYAIRTRLVFPAHDEPADGPGERYAYNVAGGGFDAVVAVVDSVADTPELHAPDGLLAQLAAHIPHVVLAVVPSYVPQASYVSQAPEAPERSSMLPEPLRGPAFSSYAPEEVGWLLQDLSDVELEAPTEEREEAIQSGGAHYAESLPVEYQPTERYQELYASALDASAARIARAVGTVTETVLAERGPRPVLVSLARAGTPVGALMRRWAQHRHGLELPHYAVSIVRGRGIDANALRWLAEHHDPADVVFVDGWTGKGAITRELSDALDEFDGFVPEIAVLADPGSCVRTYGTREDFLIPSACLNSTVSGLISRTVLRADLVGPHDFHGAKFYRELAGADVSTAFLDAVAARFDEVADAVDTEVKELLAADRTPTWEGWAAVERISEEYGIHDVNLVKPGVGETTRVLLRRVPWKILAKRGAGADLAHVRLLAEQRGVPVEEVDELPYSCVGLIHPRFTRGATGADGKAVVSQ
- a CDS encoding HAD family hydrolase translates to MTGTPLPNPTATSPATSTVLVASDLDRTLIYSSGALALGMPDPQAPRLLCVEVHEAKPLSYVTERAAAELRALAAETVFVPTTTRTRKQYQRIRLLGDAPAPKYAICANGGHLLVDGVSDPDWHAGVLRRVAEACAPLSEVRAYLTATTDLSWVRKHRVAEDLFAYLVVERERLPQDWLDRFTAWADDRGWTVSLQGRKVYAVPRPLTKSAAMREVARRTAATLTLAAGDSLLDADLLLAADRSWRPGHGELADTDWGAPHVTALPERGVTAGERIIRAFRAAAREHANPWFNGAPAPGSAPAVLPDPA
- a CDS encoding HpcH/HpaI aldolase/citrate lyase family protein is translated as MRHFGHIPAATRSGLFHQEPAAFTADSPAPTLATALGATLYSPATRPRLAADIRKQATRGVVSMVLCLEDSINDAEVETGEANLVHQFAELAAGTGGDPDGAADLPLLFIRVREPRQITDLVDRLGETVRLLSGFVLPKFTESRGRGFLEALAVAERACGRRLFAMPVLESPELLHLETRAETLAGIAALTGKYRERILALRLGVTDFCSHYGLRRTPDMTAYDVQIVAAVIGDVVNVLGRSDGTGFTITGPVWEYFRQGERMFKPQLRRSPFLEGRAEDLRTALIEHDLDGLLREIELDRANGLLGKTCIHPTHVVPVHALSVVSHEEFSDAQDILRPERGGGGVLRSAYTNKMNEVKPHRAWAERILRRAEVFGVAREDVGFVELLTAGLAG
- a CDS encoding sensor histidine kinase: MRPITKNSGRAARTVTALALGAVLTLLEVVAALLLLPLLVWPGGRRTAARAAERIVRAGRWRLDRLLGVRVPPYGQPRTLPYLVARWPLDLLGIAVLASAVTGLAYLLFALGGWLFVDLREPFMVAVGGLGGLLMLFLSVQGLNQVARTHVELVLRMRGPRRTDVLEARIVQLAASRAEIMDVVHEERRRIERDLHDGVQQRLVALGLLLGRARRGRDPERAAELLLQAHEEARLALDELREVAWRVHPAILDQAGLRPALEAVAERSPLPVRLAYAVPRELPRAVETAAYFVVSEAVTNVVKHAGPGSSVDVQVGWEDGVLGIRVRDDGPGGAAPGGGSDSGGGSGLAGLAGRVAALDGRFTVDSPAGGPTVIGAELPCA
- a CDS encoding DedA family protein, which codes for MDTWINSLMDTLGAPGAGLAVALENLFPPIPSEVILPLAGFAASTGRMGLLAALLWTTAGSVVGALALYGAGALFGRARVIAVAARLPLVKVADIERTEAWFARHGTKAVLFGRMVPIFRSLVSVPAGVERMRLPVFLALTALGSALWNTAFVLAGYALGENWEQVTGYVSVYSKAVLGVAAAAVVLFVAVRLRRRALRPGPGARRARTRARAHR
- a CDS encoding TerD family protein, translated to MSGMTHAMLKGSNVPLDTAAVRAVLRWTPGPGVPDVDASALLLGADGRVRSDEDFVFYNQPRHPSGLVRRLAKKRGPEGLTDTVEADLGALEASVDQVVVAASSDGGSFRAVTDLRILLYDAAPGAAGGEPLAVFDVSAETGEETAIICGELYRRGEGWKFRAVGQGYPTGLVGLATDFGVSVDEGAEGAEVGPAAEAPEAAEATAPANDPAHDPDATMVHPPVGTGSGVTAPPPPTAPPGVPPQPATPPATAPAPAPAYGYPQPVGAPLPAPAYGYPHAAPEFRMPPMGPQFTGR